Proteins encoded by one window of Salmonirosea aquatica:
- a CDS encoding RecQ family ATP-dependent DNA helicase — MTNLHAILKQYWGYDTFRPVQEEAMRSVLEGRDTLVLLPTGGGKSLCFQVPTLAREGVCIVVTPLIALMKDQVEQLKKRHIPAAAIHAGMNRHEIDITLDNCIHGNLRFLYVSPERLRTDIMIERAKQMNISLLAIDEAHCISAWGYDFRPAYLLIAEFRTLLPGVPVIALTASATAEVQADILDKLEMKQGRVFRQSFARENLSYSTFPEENKERKLLQILTNVPGTSIVYVRTRKRTQQIAEWLTRQGIRADYYHAGVPYRDRTEKQMAWQRGQTRVVVATNAFGMGIDKADVRSVVHLDLPASLEAYYQEAGRAGRDGRKAYAVALYNHKDTDDLSQAVERKYPPIQTLRRVYQALANYFKLAVGAGEFTSYSLDIHEFTGTFGLQVSETHYALKLLEEEGFLQLSEAFNDSSKLHFLVDNRQLYDFQIRYPDYDPFIKLILRMYGGELFTEYLRISEGEIGRAYYAPLPEVMQKLQFLQERDIIDYEKQRDKPQLTFLTPRFDAELLTLNVFDIEKKKERDLRKVAAVVHYAQHPSQCRTLLLLDYFNEHDGRPCGVCDNCLKRQKAENVHDQTEELTQRVVVHLHNNGPTAPRSLSDAFDHMPEKQLLQVVRKLIEQETIQYDAQGKLVLNATRLS; from the coding sequence ATGACCAACCTGCATGCCATTTTGAAACAATACTGGGGCTATGATACCTTCCGGCCTGTGCAGGAGGAAGCCATGCGGTCGGTGCTGGAAGGTAGGGATACGCTGGTGCTGCTTCCGACGGGTGGGGGAAAATCGCTCTGCTTTCAGGTACCTACCCTGGCACGGGAGGGCGTATGCATCGTGGTCACGCCGCTGATTGCCCTGATGAAAGATCAGGTAGAGCAACTTAAAAAACGACACATTCCGGCGGCAGCCATTCACGCAGGCATGAACCGCCACGAAATCGATATCACGCTCGACAATTGCATTCATGGGAATCTGCGCTTCCTCTACGTGTCGCCCGAGCGACTACGCACCGACATCATGATCGAGCGCGCCAAACAGATGAACATATCATTGCTGGCGATTGACGAAGCCCATTGCATCTCGGCCTGGGGCTACGATTTCCGCCCGGCTTATCTGCTCATTGCGGAGTTCCGGACTTTGCTGCCCGGGGTACCTGTCATCGCTTTGACAGCTTCGGCTACGGCGGAGGTACAGGCCGATATTCTGGACAAGTTGGAAATGAAGCAGGGTCGGGTATTCCGGCAGTCATTTGCCCGGGAGAACCTTTCGTACTCTACCTTTCCCGAAGAAAATAAGGAACGCAAGCTGCTGCAAATCCTCACCAACGTACCGGGTACCTCCATCGTGTACGTACGTACCCGCAAACGCACCCAGCAGATAGCCGAGTGGCTGACCCGGCAGGGAATCCGGGCCGACTACTACCATGCGGGGGTACCCTATCGCGACCGCACCGAGAAACAAATGGCCTGGCAGCGCGGGCAGACGCGCGTGGTGGTGGCCACCAATGCTTTCGGGATGGGCATCGATAAAGCCGATGTACGTTCAGTCGTGCACCTGGACCTGCCCGCGAGTCTGGAAGCGTACTATCAGGAGGCGGGCCGGGCCGGGCGCGATGGCCGTAAAGCGTATGCTGTGGCGCTATATAACCACAAGGATACGGACGATCTCAGTCAGGCTGTGGAGCGGAAGTACCCGCCCATCCAGACGCTGCGCCGGGTGTATCAAGCCCTGGCTAACTACTTTAAACTGGCCGTAGGAGCCGGAGAATTTACGAGTTACAGCCTGGATATACATGAGTTTACAGGTACCTTCGGCCTACAGGTTTCAGAAACACACTATGCGCTCAAACTGCTGGAAGAAGAAGGATTTCTGCAACTCAGCGAAGCGTTCAATGATTCTTCCAAACTCCATTTCCTGGTAGACAACCGACAATTGTACGACTTCCAGATACGCTACCCCGACTACGATCCGTTCATAAAATTAATCCTGCGCATGTACGGGGGCGAACTGTTCACCGAATATTTGCGGATTTCGGAAGGTGAGATAGGACGGGCTTACTATGCACCACTCCCGGAAGTGATGCAGAAATTGCAGTTTTTGCAGGAGCGCGACATCATCGATTACGAAAAGCAGCGCGACAAACCCCAACTGACGTTTCTGACGCCCCGGTTCGACGCGGAGCTTTTAACTTTGAATGTGTTTGACATCGAGAAGAAAAAAGAACGGGATTTGCGTAAGGTAGCGGCGGTGGTACACTACGCCCAACATCCGTCCCAGTGCCGGACCCTACTGCTACTCGACTATTTCAACGAACACGACGGCCGCCCCTGCGGCGTCTGCGACAACTGCCTGAAACGGCAAAAAGCCGAGAATGTTCATGACCAAACGGAAGAATTGACCCAAAGAGTGGTGGTACATTTGCACAATAACGGCCCCACAGCCCCACGCTCGCTTAGCGACGCGTTTGATCACATGCCTGAAAAACAATTATTGCAAGTCGTACGAAAGTTGATCGAACAGGAAACCATTCAGTACGACGCGCAGGGAAAACTAGTACTTAACGCAACCCGGCTTTCATGA
- a CDS encoding cystathionine gamma-synthase — translation MKFGTKAIHAGVEPDPTTGAIMTPIYQTSTYVQESPGKHKGYEYSRTHNPTRTALQKALAALENGKHGICYASGLAATDAVLKLFRPGDEIIATNDLYGGTYRIMRKVFEPFGLKFQFVDMTDVEKVRAAITEHTKMIWIETPTNPLLKIIDIEAVVTLARAENIMTVVDNTFATPYLQNPLDVGADVVMHSVTKYLGGHSDTVMGALVLNDDDLAAQLAFIQNASGAVPGPQDCFLVLRGLKTLHIRMQRHCENAAKIAQWLHEHPKVGKVFYPGLPTHTGHDLATRQMRGYGGMVSFELKGDVYEEAVIVMESLQVFSLGESLGGVESLCTHPASMTHASIPKEERLKAGLKDTLIRLSVGIEDIEDLIDDLNQAIEKVESHG, via the coding sequence ATGAAATTCGGAACCAAAGCAATACACGCAGGCGTAGAACCTGACCCCACCACCGGCGCCATCATGACGCCCATCTACCAAACCTCCACCTACGTTCAGGAAAGTCCCGGCAAGCATAAGGGCTACGAGTACTCTCGTACACATAATCCCACCCGCACTGCGTTACAGAAAGCACTGGCTGCGCTCGAAAATGGCAAGCATGGCATTTGCTACGCCTCCGGCCTGGCGGCAACGGATGCCGTACTGAAACTGTTCCGACCCGGCGATGAAATCATCGCCACCAATGATTTGTATGGGGGTACCTACCGCATCATGCGAAAGGTATTCGAGCCGTTCGGACTGAAGTTCCAATTTGTCGATATGACCGACGTAGAGAAGGTGCGTGCGGCCATAACGGAGCATACCAAGATGATCTGGATCGAGACGCCAACCAATCCCTTACTCAAAATCATCGACATCGAAGCCGTAGTTACCCTTGCTCGCGCGGAGAACATCATGACGGTGGTAGACAATACCTTTGCTACACCCTACCTGCAAAATCCGCTGGACGTAGGGGCTGATGTGGTGATGCATTCCGTAACGAAGTACCTGGGTGGTCATTCCGACACAGTGATGGGAGCACTCGTACTGAACGACGACGACTTGGCCGCCCAACTAGCGTTTATCCAGAATGCCAGCGGGGCTGTACCGGGGCCTCAGGATTGTTTTCTGGTGCTGCGTGGTTTGAAAACCCTGCACATCCGGATGCAGCGCCACTGCGAAAATGCGGCAAAAATAGCCCAATGGTTGCACGAACATCCGAAAGTAGGGAAGGTGTTTTATCCCGGTTTGCCGACCCATACCGGCCACGACCTGGCCACGCGCCAGATGCGCGGCTACGGAGGCATGGTTTCTTTCGAATTGAAAGGCGATGTGTACGAAGAAGCCGTCATCGTCATGGAAAGCCTGCAGGTGTTTTCATTGGGTGAATCCCTGGGTGGTGTGGAATCGCTATGTACCCATCCGGCCAGCATGACTCACGCCAGCATTCCCAAAGAAGAACGCCTCAAGGCGGGTTTGAAGGATACCCTGATTCGCCTGAGTGTCGGTATTGAAGATATAGAAGACTTAATTGACGATTTAAACCAAGCTATTGAGAAAGTTGAAAGCCATGGATAG
- a CDS encoding toxin-antitoxin system YwqK family antitoxin has product MIQKTALGVCILWISLLANGWAQTEKNKKSAKDRLQGTQAKTDTLREKLLKSTGIDAQLPGLDPSASLSLPGGKGKSASLSQLLGETIPDLGLKAKEFKSRRSERRQRAKKGRLARVQYEGIPMEDVQVKYGSSDRATIESFHVLKEYKPISDYVRDIRWYDPKTKALKSAVIKDKERALPLHGPYKKYVSGNLVEEGYYYMGVKDGRWARYDTKYNLLDKSHWYRGFPAESRITYYDSAHTKIKEVVPIQFGIIDGDYFSFYDEGQLMTYGKYDSGQKVGRWIDYYQYRRQRKKETQYPKSRWDDAFDPFVLREWDDKGKLLYDYTKDPRASAEVDDQN; this is encoded by the coding sequence ATGATACAGAAAACCGCCCTCGGGGTGTGTATTTTGTGGATCAGTCTCCTGGCCAATGGCTGGGCGCAAACCGAAAAAAATAAGAAATCGGCCAAAGATCGCCTGCAGGGTACCCAGGCGAAAACGGACACCCTGCGCGAAAAACTATTGAAATCCACCGGAATCGACGCCCAGTTGCCAGGCTTGGACCCTTCGGCAAGCCTATCGCTGCCCGGGGGAAAAGGCAAGTCGGCCAGCCTCTCCCAGTTGCTGGGTGAAACCATTCCCGACCTGGGACTAAAAGCCAAGGAATTCAAGAGTCGCCGCTCAGAACGCCGCCAAAGAGCCAAGAAAGGGCGGCTGGCACGGGTCCAGTATGAAGGCATTCCGATGGAGGATGTCCAGGTAAAATACGGTAGCAGCGACCGGGCCACCATCGAGAGTTTTCACGTCCTGAAGGAGTATAAGCCCATCAGTGACTACGTGCGCGATATCCGCTGGTACGATCCGAAAACGAAGGCTCTCAAATCGGCCGTCATTAAGGACAAGGAACGCGCGCTCCCTCTGCACGGACCGTACAAAAAGTATGTCTCGGGTAACTTGGTGGAGGAGGGGTACTATTATATGGGCGTTAAGGATGGTCGCTGGGCGCGCTACGACACCAAATATAATCTGCTCGATAAGTCACACTGGTACCGGGGATTTCCGGCTGAATCGCGAATTACCTACTACGATTCGGCCCACACCAAGATCAAGGAAGTAGTTCCTATACAATTTGGTATTATTGACGGCGATTATTTCTCTTTTTACGACGAAGGCCAGTTGATGACCTACGGAAAATACGATTCGGGCCAAAAAGTAGGGCGTTGGATCGACTATTATCAGTACCGGCGCCAGCGCAAAAAAGAAACCCAGTATCCCAAAAGCCGCTGGGACGATGCGTTTGACCCCTTCGTACTGCGGGAGTGGGACGATAAAGGAAAACTCCTGTACGACTACACCAAAGACCCGCGCGCTTCTGCCGAAGTGGATGATCAAAACTGA
- the hemB gene encoding porphobilinogen synthase, with translation MIHLPRRPRRNRRTAAIREMIQETTLSVSNLIFPMFVLEGTGLKSEVKSMPGIYRFSLDTLLEEIKEVTDLGIKAICLFPNYSEDKKDKHASESHREGTLYLTALATIKDKFPDLTLMTDVAMDPYSSDGHDGYVENGEIINDISLEILGRMAVAQAKAGADILGPSDMMDGRIGYMRGLLDAEGYSNVSIMAYTAKYASAYYGPFRDALDSAPRFGDKKTYQMNPANAREALVEAQLDFDEGADFLMVKPALAYLDIIKALHDNFDIPIAAYNVSGEYAMIKAASQNGWIDGERAMLENLMSIRRAGARAILTYFAKEVAQVMNG, from the coding sequence ATGATACACCTACCCCGCCGGCCCCGGCGCAACCGCCGTACGGCCGCTATACGCGAGATGATTCAGGAAACGACGCTTTCTGTATCGAATTTGATTTTTCCCATGTTTGTGCTGGAAGGTACCGGCCTCAAAAGCGAAGTCAAGTCCATGCCTGGCATCTACCGGTTTTCGCTGGATACTTTGCTGGAAGAAATAAAGGAAGTGACGGATTTGGGTATCAAGGCTATTTGTCTTTTCCCCAATTATTCGGAAGACAAAAAGGATAAGCACGCCAGCGAAAGCCACCGGGAAGGTACCCTGTACCTCACCGCGCTGGCTACCATTAAAGATAAATTCCCCGACCTCACGCTGATGACCGACGTGGCCATGGATCCGTACAGCAGCGATGGCCACGACGGCTATGTGGAAAACGGGGAAATTATCAATGACATTTCGCTGGAGATTCTGGGCAGGATGGCTGTGGCGCAGGCCAAAGCCGGAGCCGATATTTTGGGGCCAAGCGACATGATGGACGGCCGTATCGGCTACATGCGCGGACTATTGGACGCCGAGGGCTATTCGAATGTGAGCATCATGGCTTACACGGCTAAATATGCGAGCGCGTACTACGGCCCCTTCCGCGACGCATTGGACTCAGCCCCTCGCTTTGGTGACAAGAAGACCTATCAGATGAATCCGGCCAACGCGCGGGAGGCGCTGGTGGAAGCCCAACTCGACTTTGACGAAGGAGCTGATTTTCTGATGGTGAAGCCTGCCTTGGCCTATCTGGATATTATAAAAGCCCTGCACGATAATTTTGACATCCCAATCGCGGCCTACAATGTGTCGGGCGAATATGCCATGATCAAAGCCGCCAGCCAAAACGGCTGGATCGATGGCGAACGGGCCATGCTGGAAAATCTAATGAGCATACGGCGGGCCGGAGCGAGGGCCATTCTGACCTACTTCGCTAAGGAAGTGGCACAGGTAATGAACGGGTGA
- a CDS encoding DUF5723 family protein, translating to MKFSHSPLLALLTLLLNISVSQAQQVPGLSLSNYGGLYRATQNPSVLGGSRYKWQVNLVTAGSTINNRYFIFFGRNSYLYPLLVPHSTHELYGRSRTMGSITAAGTPTAYSPLHVASEVRWPSVMFSVGKNHGFAFQVRSRGFVQGNNIPQAIRTMYYRRLDTPATPTASGTWGDFDLSQQNFSEASASYGLQLINLRAHKLKVGGTLKRVFGARAGYLQGSVDAYEIRQVDGGDADEKELVLNNFSYESGYTQPNQSWRLGDVLNGTKYGTGWGYDLGATYELGSHWGRLEEDDDARPGYLIRFSASITDLGSIHYQSPDSRVVSGNEIRTVIDQQQLETLGNEGADGFASIFPGPTETILKQDAHLPTTLHWDVDVQLVKSFYINVAKVQRYGDAPQSPLDLTQPDALIITPRFENEDSDFSLPLTFMKGNKYVSMGALARFGPFHLGFSNLNGLLNRKDQDATRATFMYMGFSVWKFKDRKLGIKKRWQPFEGRQRNNE from the coding sequence ATGAAATTCAGCCATTCCCCTTTACTTGCCCTACTCACACTACTTCTGAACATATCTGTCAGCCAAGCGCAACAGGTACCCGGCCTGTCGCTCAGTAACTACGGTGGGCTCTACCGGGCTACGCAGAATCCTTCGGTGCTGGGCGGCTCACGCTACAAGTGGCAGGTCAACCTGGTCACGGCGGGCAGTACCATCAACAATCGCTACTTTATTTTCTTTGGCCGCAATTCCTATCTGTACCCCCTGCTGGTACCCCATTCTACACATGAATTATACGGGCGTTCCCGGACCATGGGTTCCATTACGGCCGCTGGGACGCCTACTGCTTACAGTCCCCTGCACGTAGCGAGTGAAGTTCGTTGGCCGTCGGTGATGTTTTCGGTAGGAAAAAACCACGGTTTTGCCTTTCAGGTCAGGTCGCGGGGTTTTGTGCAGGGAAATAATATCCCGCAGGCCATCCGCACGATGTACTACAGACGGCTTGATACACCCGCGACGCCTACGGCTTCGGGTACCTGGGGGGATTTTGACCTGAGTCAACAGAATTTTTCGGAGGCCAGTGCGTCGTATGGCTTGCAGCTGATAAACCTGCGCGCCCACAAACTCAAAGTTGGGGGTACCCTCAAGCGGGTATTCGGTGCACGGGCCGGGTACCTGCAAGGCTCGGTGGATGCTTATGAAATCCGCCAGGTAGATGGCGGCGATGCCGACGAGAAAGAATTGGTTCTGAACAATTTCTCGTACGAAAGCGGGTACACTCAGCCTAACCAGTCGTGGCGGCTGGGCGATGTATTAAATGGGACCAAGTACGGTACCGGCTGGGGCTACGATCTGGGCGCTACCTACGAGTTGGGCTCACACTGGGGTAGGTTGGAAGAGGACGACGATGCCCGGCCGGGGTACCTGATCCGTTTTTCGGCCTCCATCACCGACCTAGGCAGCATTCACTACCAAAGCCCCGACAGCCGGGTGGTTTCGGGAAACGAAATCAGGACGGTGATCGATCAACAGCAGCTCGAAACCCTAGGCAATGAGGGAGCGGATGGTTTCGCCAGTATTTTCCCCGGCCCTACTGAAACGATTCTAAAGCAGGACGCCCACCTACCCACCACGCTGCACTGGGACGTGGATGTGCAGTTGGTCAAGTCGTTTTATATTAATGTCGCCAAAGTCCAACGGTACGGCGATGCCCCGCAGAGCCCGCTGGACCTTACCCAACCCGATGCGTTGATTATCACACCCCGATTCGAAAACGAGGATTCGGATTTTTCGCTGCCGCTGACCTTCATGAAGGGAAACAAATATGTGTCGATGGGCGCCCTGGCGCGGTTTGGCCCCTTTCACCTGGGCTTTAGTAACCTCAACGGCCTGCTCAATCGGAAAGATCAGGACGCTACCCGGGCTACTTTCATGTACATGGGATTTTCGGTGTGGAAGTTCAAGGATCGGAAATTGGGCATAAAAAAACGCTGGCAGCCTTTTGAAGGTCGCCAGCGTAACAATGAATAG
- a CDS encoding VTT domain-containing protein: protein MPLLTSSLLTAWAVGYESFWSDLSLGGWLLVTLALSLTSALALTPPTFLALVYGYFLGWTGLPLLFLLNLGAIGLVYLIGKKLIPLSFLAQLQQAYPAAATLLLRFHENPIRLIFFTKLSPMLPFAITNLVFTMAGARLPQMLLGGTLGMIPRTALAMWIGTQAKEIRYLLDHPNEGIGAKLLIIALVLLSTVGIGWFFRKR from the coding sequence ATGCCCTTGCTAACCAGCTCACTGCTGACTGCCTGGGCGGTAGGCTACGAAAGCTTTTGGTCGGATTTATCGCTGGGGGGATGGCTGCTGGTCACCCTGGCCCTAAGCCTTACTTCGGCTCTGGCCCTCACGCCTCCTACATTTCTGGCACTCGTATACGGCTATTTCCTGGGTTGGACCGGGCTGCCTTTGCTCTTTCTACTCAACCTGGGAGCTATCGGATTGGTTTATTTGATTGGCAAAAAGCTCATTCCACTTTCTTTCCTGGCCCAGTTGCAACAGGCCTATCCAGCCGCGGCCACGCTACTGCTGCGCTTTCACGAAAATCCGATCCGGTTGATCTTCTTTACCAAATTGTCGCCCATGCTACCCTTTGCGATCACCAATCTGGTTTTCACGATGGCTGGCGCGCGGCTCCCACAGATGTTGCTCGGGGGTACCCTGGGCATGATTCCGCGCACGGCACTGGCTATGTGGATAGGTACCCAGGCGAAAGAAATCAGGTACCTGCTGGATCATCCTAACGAAGGCATCGGTGCCAAATTACTCATCATTGCCCTGGTGCTGCTGTCTACGGTCGGTATCGGGTGGTTTTTCCGAAAAAGGTAG
- a CDS encoding D-alanyl-D-alanine carboxypeptidase/D-alanyl-D-alanine-endopeptidase, translating into MNNMFSYNSVRLLFLSTLCLSGCSVSHYIHKEVKTSPVLSQHHVGISVYDPAKQKTLAAYQDDHYFTPASNTKLFSFYAALTALGDSIPGLQYQLRDSALVFRGTGDPSLLHPDLPSSAVVDFLKNRKEKLLFSTALTDNPTYGPGWSWDDYNDYYQAERSSLPMYGNIARFTSPSGLYVRVQPEFWQDSLDLDTTVVGLVRDRYYNHFRRSLNALPAGLEQDIPVRTSNQLTAELLSYALQKKVGLTDEEQSGSWKTVHSIPSDSLYRRMMLVSDNMMAEQTMLLYAAAHGLPLNTTQAIEHAQLNILGDLPDRPVWRDGSGLSRYNLFTPRTMIALLGKISQKIPQDRLFNILPAGGSSGTLRSMFKGQEAFVHAKTGSLSNVYCLSGYLITKKGKLLYFSFMNNNFVRPTAEIRTEVARILTGLHDKY; encoded by the coding sequence ATGAACAATATGTTTTCCTATAATTCTGTTCGCCTGCTCTTTCTCTCGACCCTGTGCCTGTCCGGTTGTTCCGTATCTCATTATATTCACAAAGAAGTAAAAACCTCACCCGTGCTTTCCCAGCACCATGTGGGGATATCGGTCTATGATCCGGCGAAGCAGAAAACGCTGGCCGCCTACCAGGACGATCACTACTTCACGCCCGCTTCCAACACCAAGCTGTTCAGTTTCTACGCCGCATTGACGGCTTTGGGCGATTCTATTCCAGGGCTGCAATACCAGCTTCGGGACAGCGCACTCGTTTTCCGGGGTACGGGCGACCCTTCACTACTGCACCCTGACCTACCTTCCAGCGCGGTGGTCGATTTTTTGAAAAACAGGAAAGAGAAACTGCTATTCTCGACCGCCCTTACCGACAACCCCACTTACGGGCCGGGCTGGTCGTGGGATGACTACAACGACTACTACCAAGCCGAACGCTCGTCGCTGCCCATGTACGGCAACATTGCCCGTTTCACCAGTCCTTCGGGTTTGTATGTACGGGTACAGCCTGAATTCTGGCAGGATTCGCTGGATTTGGATACAACGGTAGTAGGCTTGGTACGCGACCGGTACTACAATCATTTCCGCCGCTCGCTCAACGCCTTGCCCGCTGGCCTGGAACAGGATATTCCCGTCCGCACGTCAAATCAGCTAACCGCCGAGCTTTTGTCCTACGCTTTGCAGAAAAAGGTAGGATTGACCGATGAAGAACAATCCGGTTCCTGGAAAACAGTGCATAGCATTCCTTCCGACTCGCTCTACAGGCGTATGATGCTCGTGAGCGACAACATGATGGCTGAGCAGACGATGTTACTCTATGCTGCCGCTCATGGCCTCCCGCTCAACACGACCCAGGCTATCGAACACGCCCAGCTGAATATCCTGGGCGATCTGCCCGACCGTCCCGTGTGGCGGGATGGATCGGGACTTTCGCGCTACAATCTTTTCACCCCCCGCACCATGATTGCCCTGCTCGGAAAAATTTCTCAAAAGATCCCGCAGGACAGGCTTTTCAATATTCTCCCGGCCGGAGGAAGTTCGGGTACCCTACGGTCGATGTTCAAAGGGCAGGAAGCCTTCGTTCACGCCAAAACGGGTAGTCTCAGCAATGTCTATTGCCTGAGTGGGTACCTGATTACGAAAAAAGGGAAGCTACTGTATTTCAGTTTTATGAATAATAACTTTGTACGCCCGACCGCCGAAATACGGACAGAAGTGGCCCGGATACTAACGGGATTACACGATAAATACTGA
- a CDS encoding dihydroorotase, translated as MATKTTLITNTRLVNEGSIRETDVLIQNGRIARIGDLQHVVADRVIDAQGRYLLPGVIDDQVHFREPGLTHKATIATEARAAVAGGTTSFMEMPNTVPNALTQRLLEDKYEIAAQTSLANYSFYMGASNDNYDEVMRTDPQRVCGIKIFMGSSTGNMLVDAQSVLEKLFADAPCLIATHCEDEPTVRQRMEFFRDKYGDEVPYDIHAIVRNEDACLKSSGFAVELARKKGTRLHILHISTGVETGLFEIGHRVDGKILLSDGSPKLITAEACVHHLWFDAEDYREWGTKIKCNPSIKALPNKDDILKALLDDRIDVIATDHAPHTAEEKAQPYWQAPSGLPLVQHSLHVMLEFVRQGKVPLERVVEKMSHAVADCFQIQERGYIREGYHADLVLVDMQQTTEVLPESLYAKCGWSPFEGTTFHSRVTHTFVSGHLAYEAGTFHESVKGQRMLFNR; from the coding sequence ATGGCTACAAAAACCACACTGATTACCAATACCCGCCTCGTCAACGAGGGCAGCATCCGCGAAACCGACGTACTGATCCAAAACGGTCGCATTGCCCGGATCGGCGATCTGCAGCATGTCGTTGCCGACCGGGTGATCGATGCGCAGGGCAGGTACCTGTTGCCGGGTGTCATCGACGATCAGGTACATTTTCGGGAGCCGGGCCTGACTCACAAAGCTACCATTGCGACTGAAGCCCGTGCCGCGGTAGCCGGAGGTACCACTTCGTTCATGGAAATGCCCAATACAGTCCCGAATGCGCTTACCCAACGGCTTCTGGAAGACAAGTACGAAATAGCCGCCCAAACGTCGCTAGCCAATTACTCCTTCTACATGGGAGCCTCAAACGACAATTACGACGAGGTGATGCGCACCGATCCGCAGCGCGTGTGTGGTATCAAAATATTCATGGGCTCATCGACGGGCAATATGCTGGTGGACGCGCAGAGCGTGCTGGAGAAGTTGTTTGCCGATGCGCCCTGCCTCATTGCTACCCACTGCGAGGATGAACCTACCGTGCGGCAGCGGATGGAATTTTTTCGGGATAAATACGGCGATGAGGTACCCTATGACATTCACGCCATCGTACGCAATGAGGACGCCTGCCTCAAATCGTCGGGTTTTGCTGTAGAACTGGCCAGGAAAAAAGGTACCCGGCTGCATATTCTGCATATTTCGACGGGTGTAGAAACTGGGTTGTTTGAAATTGGGCATCGGGTCGATGGCAAAATCCTGCTCTCTGATGGCTCACCCAAACTGATTACTGCCGAAGCCTGCGTGCACCACTTGTGGTTCGATGCGGAAGATTACCGGGAGTGGGGTACCAAAATCAAGTGTAACCCGTCCATCAAGGCGTTGCCCAACAAAGACGATATTCTAAAGGCTTTGCTCGACGACCGCATCGACGTCATTGCCACCGACCACGCCCCGCACACGGCCGAGGAAAAAGCGCAACCCTACTGGCAGGCGCCCTCAGGACTACCCTTGGTACAACACTCGCTGCATGTGATGCTGGAATTTGTGCGCCAGGGCAAGGTACCTCTGGAACGGGTAGTGGAAAAAATGAGCCACGCCGTGGCCGACTGCTTTCAAATTCAGGAACGGGGCTACATCCGGGAAGGCTACCATGCCGATCTGGTGCTGGTGGATATGCAGCAAACCACCGAGGTACTACCAGAATCCCTGTACGCCAAGTGCGGCTGGTCACCTTTTGAGGGGACGACCTTCCACTCGCGGGTAACCCACACCTTTGTATCGGGGCACCTGGCGTACGAAGCAGGTACATTCCACGAATCGGTTAAAGGACAGCGTATGTTGTTCAACAGGTAA